ATACCGTTTCCAAAAAGTAAGTTAAATATTTTACTTTTTGGAAACGGTATTTGTTGTTTATTGGCAAGTGCTTACGCACTTGCTGTTTATAGCATTTACAAAAATCCTTTTTGTAAATGCTATAAATGCTATAAATACATAAATAAATTTCTCAAATATTGTGCACAGTTTGTCAACAACTTAGCGATAATGTGGCATTATAGTTACTGTTAATCGCCCCCATTGGGCGTTTGTTGTAAGAGATTTTTTGGAGTGATGTCATGAAAAAACTACCACCGCTTGAACCCGCTGCTATTGAAGACTTGAGAAGAAAACTAGAGTTTCTTGATGACTTGATAAAAATTGGAGAAGAGCCGTACGAGATTGAGAACGAAGTCAACAGCTGTGCTCATATGGCGAGTGTTTGGTTTTTTGGATGGTTGGTAAACAAGGGTTTTGATCAGCCGAGTCAAGTCCTGGCAGATCTGGCACGCGATTTTGTTACATTTGTTTATATATACGACGATGTCCCACGTCCGAGGAGTCGTTCCTTGGCTACTATTTCTAAGAATCGCCTGGCGGAGTTTGTTGCCTTTGTAGAATTTGCTGTTACTGATGAAGAATGGAAAAATAAGCATAATCCATTCGATGGCTTAATATTATTCTACGAATTTCTAGATGAAGTTGTGGGTTACGTTGGGGCAGATGCGCCTAGGCGAAAACGCGCTTTGGAGGCAATTAGGCGATCTAGTAACAAGCGACCATGCAGCACACCGCAGCCAGGTTATGAGTTGACCCAGTAGGAAATAATGCCGCCTTACCAAAACTTAGTTTTGTAAGTCGGCGTTATGTGAAAGGAACACTATCCAAGAGTCCGGCAGTTTGACGTCTATTCGCATAGTGAGGACGGGGAGCCAGTCTGGTTCCACTGGATTCTTACATAACTTCATTTTGGCCTGTTGAGGAGTCTTGCCACCTTTTTTTCGATTGCACGAGTGGCAGGCAGTTACGATATTTGTCCAACTATTGCCACCTCCTTGAGAGCGAGGAAGGACGTGATCGAAAGTGGCATCTCGGTATGTAAGCGCCCTTTCGCAATACTGACACGAAAAATTATCGCGCGCTAAAACATTTAATTTGCTAAGAGGCGGCTTCCGCCTGCCCAAATGGACAAACTGAAGCAAACGCACCACAGAGGGCATTTTAATAGCTATCGAAACAGAGCTAATTTCATGCTCGTACTCGTGAACTACTTCGACCTTGCCGAGAAAAAAAAGAGTCACTGCACGTTGCCACGTGATGACCTTCATCGGTTCATAACTAGCATTTAATAAAAGCGTGCTCTGCAATATATTCCTACATAGAAACCAAGCTCGTTATGTAGTCTCTATTTTTATTAAATGTTATGCATATTCTTAGCAAGAGAAAATTCACTGCTCCTCATTTGAAAAATCGATACAAACTAAGGTCTTACCTAGGGTAATCGGCAATTCCCCGCTAAGTTTAAAGCATTATTCTATTATGATAGCATAATTTTCACGGGTTTTTTTGAAAATTCTACTGCTTGCAACTATTGATAAAGAGCTCAATAAAACGAAGCTTTTCCTGAAAGTGCTTAACGACTAACGATCTCTAGGAAACATTCCAGGGAACAACGCAATCATTCTCTGATAGTGCATAAACTCGCTCGCCGGCTGAAATTATCAGCCCATTTGCAACTCTGTCTCGTGGATACGCTTGGCGAAAAGCTGTTATGCCACTTAGATCGTTCTTATCGGGGTTGCTTTTGCCCTTTATTTCGATTGGATAGAGTCGGTTATCGCATTCGACGATTAAATCTACTTCCTGCTTTTTATGACTTCGCCAATGGTATAGATTTGGTCTCGGACGCATTAGCGCAAGTTGCTTCATCATCTCTCGTATCACCAAGCTCTCAAAAAGGCGGCCATACATGGGATGCCCGGCAATGATTTCCGGTTTAGGAATTCCTAAAAGGTGGCAAGCAAGACCGGTGTCAGAGAAGATGCCTTTTGGTTTTTTTGCGATGCGTTTTACGGGGTTATTGAAGTAAGCAGGAATTTCATACCATTGGAATGTGGCCTGTAGTACCGAAAGCCACTTTTGCACTACTTTGTAATCCGCTCCCAGCTCTCTACCGAATTCCGAAAAATTTATCTCCTGTGCCGTAAGCGCGCTCGAAAGCTGATAAAATTTTCTAAACTTCACCAAATCTGTTTCAGTAAGCAGCAAGCGGATATCTCGTTCGATATAGGTTCTAATGTATCCTGCGTGAAAATCAGTAATGACATCTCGAGGAAGGCTAGTTGCCTCGGGTAGAGAACCTGTCCAGAGCGTTTCGTAGAGGTTAATTTCAATGCGCTTTGGCGAGGTGTTTTGTTCGATTTCATTGCGGTCTGCGAGCCAACGAACAAGCCATGGCCGATATGTTTTGTCTGCGTAGAGATTCGCCATCTCGCTAAGCGAGAAACTGTCCAGGTCTAGAAACACAGCCCTTCCAGCCAAACTCTCAGAGAGATTTTTCATAACCTCCCACTGCTGAGACCCTGTTAAAATGTATTGTCCGGGAACTCGGTTTTGATCGACTTTTCTCTTAATGACTGCGGTAAGTGCCGGGACGTATTGAATTTCGTCGAGAATAATTGGCGTCGTTTGGCTATTTAGAAATAGCTCAGGGTCTTCTCTAGCGGCTCCAACATCAATTATTGGGTCAAATGTGACTAATTTTGCGATATCCCCAAAGAGGTGTGTTACTAATTCGGTTTTTCCTACCTGACGCGCACCGCTAACAACAACAACAGGAAAATAAGAAAAAAGTTGCTTAAGTTTCTCCCCAAGAGCGCGTTCTTTGTAGAAATGCATAACAAAATTAAGTGGTTATCTAGTAGTGTAAATTAGGTCTTGATGACCTAATTTACACTACTAATGCTTCTCTAATATGTCAACGTTGGATCTATTAAACTATCTAACAAATCCTAGGTAACTGTTCTCCGCTCAGCATATCTACAATTCGCCTGGTGCCCACAACGGTTTCAAGAGTAACGCGGCGAGGGGATTTTTTGTCTATGTGTCCTATTGTATTAGCAGCTGCATTGTAAGCGCGTAAAATTTCAAGCGCCTTATTGCTGTCTTTTGGTGCAACAATTGCAATAAACCTGCCCTCGTTTGCAATGTGCAAGGGGTCGAAGCCCAAAAATTCTGATACGCCTCTAACCTTCTCGTGAACCTGTATTTCTCGCTCTTTAACGTTAAAATGTAGCTTGCTCGTTTCTGCTATTTCTACCAGTGCGCTTGCTAGACCACCGCGAGTTAAATCCCTTAAGCAGTGGATGTTTATGCCTGCTTGTAGCATTTCACAAACTGCTGCCCATAGGGGAGCAGAGTCGCTTTCGATCGTCGAACTCATGTCTAGCTCTTCGCGGGCACTAATTATGGCAATGCCATGCCGGCCAATATCGCCGCTTAATAAAATAGTATCTCCTACCGCAATCGACTTTGGCGAAATGTCTAAGTTGTGCTCAATTACTCCTACGCCTGTAGTCGTGATAAATACTCCGTCGCATTTTCCCTTATCGACTACTTTTGTGTCACCCGCAATTATCTGCACTTCAGATTCATCAGCCGCTTGCTTCATCGATAAAACTATTTTCCAAAGTTTTTCAATCGGAAAACCCTCTTCTAATATAAAAGCTGCGCTTATATAAAGGGGCCTTGCGCCACTCATGGCTAGATCGTTTATCGTGCCGTGCACGGCAATCTTTCCAATGTCTCCTCCGGGGAAGAATAACGGCGAAACGACATACGAATCCGTCGTCATAGCAATATTTTTTCGCGGCAAGGTTACAACCGCTGAATCGCAGTGCTTTAAAATAACCTCATTGGCAAAAGCGCTGTGAAATAACTCTCTAATGAGCGTGTCGCTCATGCGACCACCTCCACCATGTGCCAAAGTAATATTTGGGTATTTCTCAATTGAAATGGGACAGCTTAAATTTTTTAAAAATGGATCATCCATATTCCTCTAAAAATCTCAGGCTTCCGCAAACGCCGTTTCTCTATCGTCTCTTCTATACTTGTAGTATGCCGAACATGCTCCTTCCGAAGATACCATTGTGGCGCCAAGCGGATGTTCAGGCGTGCAACTAGTCCCAAAGGCCGGACACTCGAAAGGTTTTTTAAAACCTTGGAGAATGCTTCCGCTAATGCAAAGCGAATCTTCCTCTCGTTCTATAAGAGAGACATTGAAGCGAATTTCGGCGTCAAGCTTTTCGTAATCTGGTCGAAATTTTAAACCACTGCGATCGATGCCACCAATTCCTCTCCACTTCCTCATGGTTGGCTCAAATACTTGATTGACAAGTGCTTGTGCTTCTCGTGCGCCTTCTCGCTTTACTGAGCGCGAGTATTGATTCTCAACTTCCGCTCGACCTTCCTCCAATTGCTTAACGCACAAATAAATGCCACTCAAAATATCAATTGGTTCAAACCCAGTAACCACTATTGGAACGCCATATTTTTTTGCTAAAGGTTCATACTCCGCATATCCCATAACTGTGCAAACATGGCCGGCCGCTAGAAAACCTTGAATGCCGCTGTTTTTTGGGCAAAGTATGGCTTCTATCGCCGGGGGAACTAAGACATGAGAGACTAGCAATGAAAAATTGCTGAGATTTTCCGTCTTTGCCTGAAACGCAGTCATAGCCGTTGCGGGCGCAGTTGTCTCAAATCCAACTGCAAAAAATACAACCTCCTTGTCGGGGTTAGCCTTAGCTATTGCTAAAGCTTCGAGGGGAGAATACATAAACCTTATATCGCCACCACGGCCTTTTATAGAAAACAAATCACCACTTGTTCCCGGCACGCGAAGCATATCGGCAAAGGTGCAAAAAATTACGTTGTTTAGCGAAGCGATTGCCAACGCTCGGTCGATAACCTCGATAGGTGTTACACAGACCGGGCAACCAGGCCCATGGACGAGAGTAATCTCTTGTGGCAACAACTCTCCTATGCCAAAGCGAACGATAGAATGCGTTTGGCCACCACATATTTCCATTATTTTCCAAGGTTTCGTGGTTTTAGCCCGAATTAATTCACTGATGCGCCTTGCAGCCGTGGCATCTCTATACTCATCTACAAACTTCATTATCTCTCCTCGACTAATTCTTCGAGATGACCTATGTCTTCAATAAACGAAAATATACTTTTTGCTTCCTTCTCGTCTATTTTGCTTAACGCAAAGCCAATGTGGACGAGCACGTAGTCCCCAACCGTAGCTTCGGGAACAAAAGCTAGATTTATCTCCTTAACTATTCCGCCAAACGAAACTTTCCCGCGCCGCGTAATTGGATTAGTATCGGTAATTTCAAGTAATTCTCCCGGAACAGCTAAGCACATTTTGCACCTCGATTATGTCACTGTTGACTTAAGTATTTCTCATAATACGCCATTTGTCCAAAAGCTAAACCATTGTCATTAGTCGGTATTAATTGATTAAAAAACGGCCTAAAATTCTTAGCTTCTAAACATTTCTTAACTAACTGACATAAGGTTCTGTTTTGAAAACAGCCGCCAGACAGAATTATTTGTTCGATACCAAAAACCTCGGCCACACGGCAGGCAATAGTAGCCAAGGTGTGATGGAATTTTAAGCTAATATCGCATTGTGGTTTGCCGTTACCAATATCTTCCAAAATACTTCTAATTAAAAAGCCCCAGTCTGCAGTAAGAATATTCTCACCTCCAACATTCGCATAGCTAAACTTAAAATCATAACTTTTATTCAAAGTACTCAATTGCGAGATTGATTCTAGTCGAATCGCGGCTTCGGCTTCGTAGTCTGATTTTTGCACTAACCCTAAGAGCGATGAAACACCATCAAAGAGTCTTCCCATGCTGGAGCAATATGGGGAATTTATTTTTTTCTCTAGCATCTGTTCCAAAAGACTTAACTCTTCTCCAGTAAAACTCTGAATGCTTGGAAGAGTTTTAAATCCCAACACATCTTTGCCGAAGATTTCATAAAGCAAGCCTATGGCAGAACGCCGCGGCTCATAAACGGCTCTCTCTCCACCTGGAAGCATAAATGGCTTAAAACTACCTACTCTTCTAACTTCGCTATCCCTAAGCAAAAAAAACTCAGCACCCCAAACAGTCTGGTCAGTGCCGTAACCCGTCCCATCCCAGCTAATAGCTAGTGCTGGAAAAGAAAGTTTGTGCTCGCAAAAGCAAGAAAAGGCGTGTCCTATGTGATGTTGAACGGAGATCTTCGCCGCCGGACGCGAGGTAAACGTCGAAGTAGAAAAATAATCGGGGTGCAAATCGTGAATAATAGTTTTTGGCGCAGCGCGATAAATGTTTTCTAAGTTCCTAACGACTTTAGAAAAAACGTCCCTAGATTTGCCAGTATCGAGCGAGCCTATGTATTGACTTACTATTATTTCGTCATGAAGCGCCATGACAACAGCGTTTTTTAAATGCCCCCCGGTAGCTAGCGCAAACTCGCCAGTTTTTTCTCTAGGGACTGACAGCGGAATAAATCCACGAGCTAGCCTAATTACCTGCGGCTGCTTGTCAATAAACTGCACTATCGAATCGTCAACGTGATGAATTATGGCTCTGTCGTGAACCAAAAATAAGTCCGCAATATTAGACAACTGCTCCAAGGCTTCCGCGTTGTCTATGCAAATTGGCTCATCTGACTGATTTCCACTAGTGGCGATAATTGGTATGCCAAGCTCATTACATAAGAGGTAGTGCAGTGGAGTATAAGGGAGCATCGCACCTAGGAAGGGGTTTTCTGGAGCCACGAAAGCGGAAAGGCCAAAAATGTTAGCAGCCTTTTTTCTGACGAGCACTATAGGGGCTTGGCGTCCAACTAAAACATTTTCCTCGTAAATGGAGGTAAGGCAATGTCTTGTTAACTCGCTAAGGGAGGGAAACATGACTGCAAAAGGTTTAGACTTTCGCTGCTTGCGCTCTCGCAGAATAGATACAGCTTGGTCGCTAGTAGCGTCTGCTAAGAGTTGAAATCCTCCCAAGCCTTTTAAAGCGACGATATGACCTTTCTTTATGTAATTAACTGTCGCACTTAGCGCAGCATCGCCACATAATAGAAGTTTTCCACTCGAATCCAATAGTTTAAGCTCAGGCCCACAAGCACTACAAGCATTTGTCTGTGCGTGAAAGCGCCGATTGCTTGGATTCTCAAATTCTTCCCTGCACTGTGCACACATTTGAAACGCACGCATTGAAGTGTTATCGCGGTCGTATGGCAGTGATTCAACAATGCTAAATCTAGGCCCACAGGCGCTGCAAGTGGTAAATGGATAACGGTAGCGCCGATTGCGAGAGTCGGAAATGTCAGCAATACATTCGCCGCAAATCGCTAGATCGGGCGAAAGTGCGCTGCTGTGAGAATGTTCATCTGTGCTTTTCTCTATGGAAAAAACTTTATAGCCCAGAAGCGGTTCGCTAGAGCGGTCAATACTTGAAATGCTAATCGGACTAACAGCCTTTTTGTTTAGATTTTTGAAAAAAATATCAATCTTTTCCTTTGTTCCCTCAATATCGATGCAGACGCCGTGACAAGTATTTTTTACGCTTCCGAATAAAACCAAGTCGGTAGCAAGTCTAAACACCAAAGGTCTAAATCCTACTCCCTGAACCACTCCCTTTATTAAAGCTTTAACGCGCTCAATATCTGATTTCGCATCCAAGGCGCTATTGTGAAAAAAGCCCGACGTCATTATTTTAAATCTACGCTGTCGAGAAGAATTGCTTGCGCAAGCTTTTCGTCGCGCTCATCACTTAGCTCCTCGATTTCTAATAATGCGTTCTCGGCACAAGTGCCTAGTGCCTCTTGTTCAAAATGCTCTCTAAAATGTTCTGCAGAACAGTGACTTAAGGCCCCCAGTTTGACTCTTACGACGGATACCGACTCGGCGCTTTGCTCCTTAGCGATTTGCTCGATTTTTAATACCAAATCTCTTATCATTGATGCCTCGTGCATAGCTCAAATCTCCTGTTTCTGTAGTAAGGAATCTACCTCTGCGGTAATCGTTGCTACAACATCTTCTACTATGCTTATAACCGCAGGCGAAAGTTCCGTAGTGTGTCCAAAGTTCTCACCCTCAATGCCGTAAATTATTAGTTTAGATGGCAATATTTCTAAAACCTTACTTAGTTCAATTGCCTGCATGAGACCTAGCGAATGAGTAGAAAACGAAAGAAAGTCATCGTCGAAAGAAAAGCTTAAAGCGTCTAGTCGACGAATCCTGCCTGGTTTTTCAATCGCTACAGTGGCGTCAATTAGGATGACTGTATCGAGATTCCGCCAAATATCTATTAATGGCGACGTGTCTCTATCTAGTAGCTCGACGCGAATGTGCTCGCTCT
This is a stretch of genomic DNA from Deltaproteobacteria bacterium. It encodes these proteins:
- a CDS encoding HNH endonuclease — protein: MKVITWQRAVTLFFLGKVEVVHEYEHEISSVSIAIKMPSVVRLLQFVHLGRRKPPLSKLNVLARDNFSCQYCERALTYRDATFDHVLPRSQGGGNSWTNIVTACHSCNRKKGGKTPQQAKMKLCKNPVEPDWLPVLTMRIDVKLPDSWIVFLSHNADLQN
- a CDS encoding ATP-binding protein — translated: MHFYKERALGEKLKQLFSYFPVVVVSGARQVGKTELVTHLFGDIAKLVTFDPIIDVGAAREDPELFLNSQTTPIILDEIQYVPALTAVIKRKVDQNRVPGQYILTGSQQWEVMKNLSESLAGRAVFLDLDSFSLSEMANLYADKTYRPWLVRWLADRNEIEQNTSPKRIEINLYETLWTGSLPEATSLPRDVITDFHAGYIRTYIERDIRLLLTETDLVKFRKFYQLSSALTAQEINFSEFGRELGADYKVVQKWLSVLQATFQWYEIPAYFNNPVKRIAKKPKGIFSDTGLACHLLGIPKPEIIAGHPMYGRLFESLVIREMMKQLALMRPRPNLYHWRSHKKQEVDLIVECDNRLYPIEIKGKSNPDKNDLSGITAFRQAYPRDRVANGLIISAGERVYALSENDCVVPWNVS
- the hypE gene encoding hydrogenase expression/formation protein HypE — encoded protein: MDDPFLKNLSCPISIEKYPNITLAHGGGGRMSDTLIRELFHSAFANEVILKHCDSAVVTLPRKNIAMTTDSYVVSPLFFPGGDIGKIAVHGTINDLAMSGARPLYISAAFILEEGFPIEKLWKIVLSMKQAADESEVQIIAGDTKVVDKGKCDGVFITTTGVGVIEHNLDISPKSIAVGDTILLSGDIGRHGIAIISAREELDMSSTIESDSAPLWAAVCEMLQAGINIHCLRDLTRGGLASALVEIAETSKLHFNVKEREIQVHEKVRGVSEFLGFDPLHIANEGRFIAIVAPKDSNKALEILRAYNAAANTIGHIDKKSPRRVTLETVVGTRRIVDMLSGEQLPRIC
- the hypD gene encoding hydrogenase formation protein HypD, encoding MKFVDEYRDATAARRISELIRAKTTKPWKIMEICGGQTHSIVRFGIGELLPQEITLVHGPGCPVCVTPIEVIDRALAIASLNNVIFCTFADMLRVPGTSGDLFSIKGRGGDIRFMYSPLEALAIAKANPDKEVVFFAVGFETTAPATAMTAFQAKTENLSNFSLLVSHVLVPPAIEAILCPKNSGIQGFLAAGHVCTVMGYAEYEPLAKKYGVPIVVTGFEPIDILSGIYLCVKQLEEGRAEVENQYSRSVKREGAREAQALVNQVFEPTMRKWRGIGGIDRSGLKFRPDYEKLDAEIRFNVSLIEREEDSLCISGSILQGFKKPFECPAFGTSCTPEHPLGATMVSSEGACSAYYKYRRDDRETAFAEA
- a CDS encoding HypC/HybG/HupF family hydrogenase formation chaperone yields the protein MCLAVPGELLEITDTNPITRRGKVSFGGIVKEINLAFVPEATVGDYVLVHIGFALSKIDEKEAKSIFSFIEDIGHLEELVEER
- the hypF gene encoding carbamoyltransferase HypF; amino-acid sequence: MTSGFFHNSALDAKSDIERVKALIKGVVQGVGFRPLVFRLATDLVLFGSVKNTCHGVCIDIEGTKEKIDIFFKNLNKKAVSPISISSIDRSSEPLLGYKVFSIEKSTDEHSHSSALSPDLAICGECIADISDSRNRRYRYPFTTCSACGPRFSIVESLPYDRDNTSMRAFQMCAQCREEFENPSNRRFHAQTNACSACGPELKLLDSSGKLLLCGDAALSATVNYIKKGHIVALKGLGGFQLLADATSDQAVSILRERKQRKSKPFAVMFPSLSELTRHCLTSIYEENVLVGRQAPIVLVRKKAANIFGLSAFVAPENPFLGAMLPYTPLHYLLCNELGIPIIATSGNQSDEPICIDNAEALEQLSNIADLFLVHDRAIIHHVDDSIVQFIDKQPQVIRLARGFIPLSVPREKTGEFALATGGHLKNAVVMALHDEIIVSQYIGSLDTGKSRDVFSKVVRNLENIYRAAPKTIIHDLHPDYFSTSTFTSRPAAKISVQHHIGHAFSCFCEHKLSFPALAISWDGTGYGTDQTVWGAEFFLLRDSEVRRVGSFKPFMLPGGERAVYEPRRSAIGLLYEIFGKDVLGFKTLPSIQSFTGEELSLLEQMLEKKINSPYCSSMGRLFDGVSSLLGLVQKSDYEAEAAIRLESISQLSTLNKSYDFKFSYANVGGENILTADWGFLIRSILEDIGNGKPQCDISLKFHHTLATIACRVAEVFGIEQIILSGGCFQNRTLCQLVKKCLEAKNFRPFFNQLIPTNDNGLAFGQMAYYEKYLSQQ
- a CDS encoding hydrogenase maturation nickel metallochaperone HypA; the encoded protein is MHEASMIRDLVLKIEQIAKEQSAESVSVVRVKLGALSHCSAEHFREHFEQEALGTCAENALLEIEELSDERDEKLAQAILLDSVDLK
- a CDS encoding hydrogenase maturation protease; protein product: MKSKLSTTDAFHPTVAIIGIGNSYRGDDSVGLVVANKLTHLQSEHIRVELLDRDTSPLIDIWRNLDTVILIDATVAIEKPGRIRRLDALSFSFDDDFLSFSTHSLGLMQAIELSKVLEILPSKLIIYGIEGENFGHTTELSPAVISIVEDVVATITAEVDSLLQKQEI